Proteins from a single region of Natrinema amylolyticum:
- a CDS encoding enoyl-CoA hydratase/isomerase family protein produces the protein MQESLDTTTVAFDEDTGVGRVTLNRPDALNALSGQLTQDIVESLRMLEEQNDDEIALRAVVIEGAEGNFCAGADITEFEDASAGASAERTHYRFIREFPVPVIAKIEGYCLGGGLETAMSCDFRFADEDARLGLPEVDLGIIPGAGGVQLISELANPAAAREIAMTGDHIGAARAEELGIVNRVPDDLDEATQEFAEKIASKPPLAIQAIKESARISTQTTLEEGIAYDNKLFEPLLSTEDHEEGARAFAEDDYEPEFKGR, from the coding sequence ATGCAGGAATCGTTAGACACGACGACGGTTGCGTTCGACGAAGACACTGGCGTTGGGCGAGTGACGCTGAACCGACCCGACGCACTCAACGCGCTGAGCGGCCAACTGACCCAGGACATCGTCGAGAGCCTCCGGATGCTCGAGGAGCAAAACGACGACGAGATCGCACTCAGAGCAGTCGTCATCGAGGGAGCTGAAGGGAACTTCTGTGCGGGTGCCGACATCACCGAGTTCGAGGACGCCTCCGCCGGCGCCAGCGCGGAACGAACGCACTACCGGTTCATCAGGGAGTTTCCGGTTCCGGTCATCGCGAAAATCGAGGGCTACTGCCTCGGCGGCGGCCTCGAGACGGCGATGTCCTGTGACTTCCGGTTCGCCGACGAGGACGCACGCCTCGGGCTTCCCGAAGTCGACTTGGGCATCATCCCCGGTGCCGGTGGCGTCCAACTCATCTCCGAACTGGCCAACCCCGCAGCGGCCAGAGAGATCGCGATGACCGGTGATCACATCGGCGCGGCCCGCGCGGAAGAACTCGGGATCGTCAATCGTGTTCCCGACGACCTAGACGAGGCGACGCAGGAGTTCGCCGAAAAGATCGCCTCGAAGCCGCCGCTTGCGATTCAGGCGATCAAGGAATCCGCACGGATTTCCACCCAGACTACCCTCGAGGAGGGTATCGCTTACGACAACAAACTGTTCGAGCCGTTGCTTTCGACCGAAGATCACGAGGAGGGCGCCCGCGCGTTCGCCGAAGACGACTACGAACCGGAGTTCAAAGGGCGCTAA
- a CDS encoding CaiB/BaiF CoA transferase family protein has product MQLDGVRILDLTRLLPGPYATQLLADSGAEVIKIEDTGAGDYARHGQPRSERDVGAIFEMVNRGKKSVSLDLKSDEGTEAFYRLVESADVVFEQFRPGVVDRLGIDYETLRSYNEELIYCSLTGYGQEGPWADRAGHDLNYIGLAGLLDMTRESSDDKPQMPGYPIGDMSGGLFSAFAITEALLSRELGNTGGEYIDVAMSDVVASFSQSVAYQALTGDPAEPRPGQTALSGTFPWYDSYETADGEWVTLAALEPKFWRAFCEAVGKEHLIDAHEDHDPEAVAEVTEELEALFEERTREEWEDALGDVDAAFGGVYSPAEMVDHPQLDARDMIVRPDDAPPRIGFPARSSETPAGAGEELPGQGEHTESLLSSVGYTDAELEELRDADAIR; this is encoded by the coding sequence ATGCAACTCGACGGAGTACGCATACTCGACCTCACACGCTTGCTTCCGGGCCCGTACGCGACGCAACTGCTCGCCGATTCGGGTGCGGAAGTGATCAAAATCGAAGACACAGGCGCCGGGGATTACGCCCGACACGGCCAACCCCGCTCCGAACGGGACGTCGGTGCCATCTTCGAAATGGTCAACCGCGGCAAAAAGAGCGTCTCGCTCGATCTCAAATCCGACGAGGGTACCGAAGCGTTCTACCGTCTCGTCGAATCGGCGGACGTCGTCTTCGAACAGTTTCGGCCCGGCGTCGTCGATCGTCTCGGGATCGATTACGAGACGCTCCGGTCGTACAACGAGGAACTGATCTACTGTTCGCTGACCGGATACGGACAGGAGGGACCGTGGGCAGACCGAGCGGGTCACGACTTGAACTACATCGGTCTGGCCGGACTGCTCGATATGACTCGGGAGTCGTCCGATGACAAACCCCAGATGCCCGGTTATCCCATCGGTGACATGAGTGGCGGGCTGTTCTCGGCGTTCGCGATCACCGAAGCGCTGCTGTCGCGCGAACTCGGTAACACGGGCGGCGAGTACATCGACGTCGCAATGAGCGACGTGGTCGCGTCGTTTTCCCAGTCGGTGGCCTATCAGGCACTTACCGGCGACCCCGCGGAACCGCGTCCCGGACAGACTGCCCTGTCGGGCACGTTCCCGTGGTACGACAGCTACGAGACGGCCGACGGCGAGTGGGTCACCCTCGCCGCCCTCGAGCCGAAGTTCTGGCGCGCGTTCTGTGAGGCGGTCGGGAAAGAACACCTCATCGACGCTCACGAGGATCACGATCCCGAGGCCGTCGCAGAGGTGACCGAGGAACTCGAGGCGCTGTTCGAAGAACGGACCCGCGAGGAGTGGGAAGACGCGCTCGGCGACGTCGACGCGGCTTTCGGCGGCGTCTACAGCCCCGCGGAGATGGTCGACCATCCGCAGTTGGACGCGCGGGATATGATCGTCCGCCCCGACGACGCTCCGCCACGGATCGGCTTTCCCGCTCGGTCGAGCGAGACGCCCGCGGGAGCGGGCGAAGAGCTGCCGGGACAGGGCGAACACACCGAGTCGCTGCTCTCGTCCGTGGGATACACCGACGCGGAACTCGAGGAACTTCGCGACGCAGACGCGATCCGATAA
- a CDS encoding acyl-CoA synthetase, producing MIDDSDIEPRLDAYRFYREEWDGYDELYESFEWEIPETFNMATYLCERWATGEDRTALFADSTDGSSARYSFDQLEEYASQLANALADRGVVRGDRVAVSGTQRVEILVTHIAAWKLGAVSVPLSVLLGPDALRFRLEDSETKAFVAHDDSLEALRTVAADIDALETTLVVGDESPTEEETPFWEALEGQSSSFESASTEAEEPAMMIYTSGTTGNPKGVLHPHRSMLGALPAVLMGQYNLEVRADDVNRTVVEWSWIGSLYLSLFPALYYGTPTVIDADGEFDPEREFELIDRYDVTTTGGPATALRMMIQSDGSDRYDLSSVRVIVQGGEALDRETATQLTTVFENAVIHEVYGQTEALQFVADCAALGVEHQFGKMGKVAPGHTVRIQDPETGDPLERGDVGEIALEYDGNPMCFQEYWNRPDATAEKVQDGWLRTEDLGVLSADGYLSFRSRTDDVIISSGYKIGPTEIEECLAEHDAVASSGVIGVPHETRGEIPKAFVVLAADVDASDSMKETLQDHVRSQLAKYQYPREIEFVDELPKTTTGKVRRLDLREREGLDPS from the coding sequence ATGATCGACGATAGCGACATCGAACCGCGACTGGACGCGTATCGGTTCTACCGCGAGGAGTGGGATGGATACGACGAGTTATACGAGTCCTTCGAGTGGGAGATTCCCGAGACGTTCAACATGGCGACCTACCTCTGTGAACGGTGGGCCACCGGCGAGGACCGAACCGCACTCTTTGCCGATTCGACCGACGGATCGAGCGCTCGCTACAGCTTCGACCAACTCGAGGAGTACGCCAGCCAACTCGCGAACGCGCTGGCGGATCGCGGGGTAGTCCGAGGCGACCGAGTTGCAGTCAGCGGGACGCAGCGAGTCGAGATCCTCGTGACTCATATCGCTGCATGGAAACTCGGCGCCGTCTCGGTTCCGCTGAGCGTCCTCCTCGGCCCGGACGCATTGCGGTTCCGCCTCGAGGACAGCGAGACGAAAGCGTTCGTCGCCCACGACGACAGCCTCGAGGCGCTTCGGACCGTCGCCGCAGACATCGACGCGCTCGAGACGACGCTCGTCGTCGGCGACGAGTCGCCGACCGAGGAGGAGACGCCGTTCTGGGAGGCCCTCGAGGGACAGTCGTCGTCGTTCGAGAGCGCCTCGACGGAGGCAGAGGAGCCGGCGATGATGATCTATACGAGCGGCACGACGGGAAATCCGAAAGGCGTGCTTCACCCACACCGAAGCATGCTCGGCGCGCTGCCGGCAGTATTGATGGGGCAGTACAATCTCGAGGTACGCGCGGACGACGTCAACCGCACCGTCGTCGAGTGGTCCTGGATCGGTTCCCTGTACCTCAGTCTGTTCCCGGCGCTGTACTACGGCACGCCGACGGTCATCGACGCGGACGGCGAATTCGATCCGGAGCGGGAGTTCGAACTGATCGATCGGTACGATGTAACCACTACGGGCGGCCCCGCGACCGCGCTTCGGATGATGATTCAATCCGACGGCTCGGATCGGTACGATCTCTCGAGCGTTCGGGTCATCGTCCAGGGCGGTGAAGCGCTCGATCGGGAGACGGCCACACAACTGACGACCGTCTTCGAAAACGCCGTGATACACGAGGTCTACGGGCAGACCGAAGCGCTGCAGTTCGTCGCCGACTGCGCGGCGCTCGGCGTCGAGCACCAGTTCGGCAAGATGGGGAAAGTCGCCCCCGGACACACGGTTCGGATTCAGGACCCCGAGACGGGTGACCCTCTCGAGCGCGGTGACGTCGGTGAGATCGCGCTCGAGTACGACGGAAACCCGATGTGTTTTCAGGAGTACTGGAATCGACCTGATGCCACCGCGGAAAAAGTCCAGGACGGGTGGCTTCGAACGGAGGACCTGGGCGTGCTGTCTGCGGACGGGTATCTCTCCTTCCGGAGCCGAACCGACGATGTCATCATTAGCTCCGGCTACAAGATCGGGCCGACCGAAATCGAAGAGTGTCTGGCCGAACACGATGCGGTCGCCTCCTCGGGCGTCATCGGCGTTCCCCACGAAACCCGGGGCGAAATTCCGAAAGCGTTCGTGGTACTCGCGGCCGATGTCGACGCGTCCGACTCGATGAAAGAGACGCTCCAAGACCACGTCCGATCGCAGTTGGCGAAGTACCAGTATCCCCGCGAGATCGAGTTCGTCGACGAACTGCCGAAGACGACGACGGGAAAGGTCCGTCGCCTCGACCTGCGCGAGCGCGAGGGACTCGACCCGTCCTGA
- a CDS encoding TIGR04024 family LLM class F420-dependent oxidoreductase, whose translation MTERDVFLPVGAQPTLDALVDQAVAAEELGYDRAWFPESWGRDAVTAIATTAERTDEIGLGTSIVNVYSRSPALLGQTAATLQESTDGRFRLGVGPSGPIVIENWHGMDFGNPLRRMRETIDIVKQVLTGEPVQYDGECFELDGFRLRCDAPEPAPPVDAAALGPKAVELVGRFADGWHAVNYTRDGIEERLEDLARGADLGGRDVDDLRVTLSVGCCALEDEERANDLVAQHIAFYIGGMGTFYRDNLARQGYDDLANEIYDAWQEDERDHAIDLVKSELRDQMGAAGTPEDAREELEQFETIDDVDAVYISFPRGATPEEIHETMTALAP comes from the coding sequence ATGACAGAACGAGACGTCTTTCTGCCAGTTGGTGCACAGCCGACGCTCGATGCGCTCGTCGACCAGGCGGTCGCCGCGGAAGAACTGGGATACGACCGGGCGTGGTTCCCGGAATCGTGGGGGCGAGACGCCGTCACGGCGATCGCCACGACCGCGGAACGAACCGATGAGATCGGCCTCGGAACGAGTATCGTCAACGTTTACTCCCGCTCGCCCGCACTGCTGGGACAGACTGCAGCGACGTTACAGGAGTCAACTGACGGCCGATTCCGCCTCGGCGTCGGCCCGAGCGGACCGATCGTCATCGAGAACTGGCACGGAATGGACTTCGGGAACCCCCTTCGACGGATGCGGGAAACGATCGACATCGTCAAACAGGTGCTGACCGGCGAACCCGTGCAGTACGACGGCGAGTGCTTCGAACTCGACGGGTTCAGACTCAGATGTGACGCACCTGAGCCCGCACCACCCGTCGACGCAGCGGCGCTGGGTCCGAAGGCGGTCGAACTCGTCGGACGCTTCGCCGACGGCTGGCACGCGGTCAACTACACCAGAGACGGTATCGAAGAACGACTTGAGGACTTAGCGCGTGGTGCGGACCTCGGCGGTCGCGACGTCGACGACCTTCGTGTTACCCTGTCAGTCGGGTGCTGTGCCCTCGAAGACGAAGAGCGTGCGAACGATCTCGTCGCCCAACATATCGCCTTCTACATTGGCGGGATGGGAACGTTTTATCGAGACAATCTCGCGCGACAAGGGTACGATGACCTCGCGAACGAGATCTACGACGCCTGGCAGGAAGACGAACGCGACCACGCGATCGACTTAGTCAAGTCCGAGCTTCGCGACCAGATGGGCGCCGCCGGCACGCCCGAAGACGCTCGAGAGGAACTGGAACAATTCGAGACCATCGACGACGTCGACGCCGTCTACATCTCGTTCCCACGCGGGGCGACGCCGGAGGAAATCCACGAAACGATGACCGCCCTCGCGCCGTAG
- a CDS encoding acyl-CoA dehydrogenase family protein — translation MAQSVDGNPSVSFGVDQETELILQSIDEFIEQEVKPIADELGETLTNPRLGHEPNGRLTDEVVEAQQEIRRKSAEAGFYAMNMPEEAGGQDVSAITWYRANKHVAKSDVPLATNVLAGPEGPKPLLAQAEGEQVEKYLEPAVRGEKSTAFGQTEPGVGSDSPNMETRAEKDGDEWVLNGQKQWITNAPYADFIQVFARTTSQEEAGRHGGITCFIVEPDEYEIGSLNNAVGAEGVQAEVHFDDVRLGEDRVLGSVDTAFYEAMSFLGLGRVEIGATAVGHAEWLLDKATEYANSREAFGQAIGKNQAVSHKIARGRANVFAADTVGLKCAWLLDQGEQAIAESSILKWFATNTVWDIADDVVQIHGANGLAEENPYMDHLHRARIQRIVEGTDEIQLNTIAKQYGVET, via the coding sequence ATGGCGCAATCAGTAGACGGTAATCCAAGCGTCTCTTTCGGTGTCGATCAGGAAACGGAACTCATCTTGCAGAGTATCGACGAGTTCATCGAGCAGGAAGTGAAACCGATCGCCGACGAACTCGGCGAGACGTTGACTAATCCGCGACTCGGTCACGAACCGAACGGCAGATTGACCGACGAAGTCGTCGAGGCCCAACAGGAGATCCGGCGCAAGAGTGCGGAGGCGGGATTCTACGCGATGAATATGCCCGAGGAAGCCGGCGGGCAAGACGTCTCGGCTATCACCTGGTACCGAGCGAACAAACACGTCGCGAAGTCCGACGTCCCGCTGGCGACGAACGTTCTTGCCGGCCCCGAAGGACCGAAGCCCCTGCTCGCACAGGCGGAGGGCGAACAGGTCGAGAAGTACCTCGAGCCGGCGGTTCGCGGGGAGAAGTCGACCGCGTTCGGACAGACTGAACCCGGCGTCGGATCGGACTCGCCGAACATGGAGACTCGCGCGGAGAAAGACGGCGACGAGTGGGTGCTCAACGGACAGAAGCAGTGGATCACGAACGCCCCCTACGCCGACTTCATTCAGGTGTTCGCGCGGACGACCTCACAGGAGGAAGCCGGCAGACACGGTGGCATTACCTGTTTCATCGTCGAACCCGACGAGTACGAAATCGGCTCGCTGAACAACGCCGTCGGCGCGGAAGGCGTACAGGCCGAAGTCCACTTCGACGACGTCCGACTCGGTGAAGACCGCGTACTCGGAAGCGTCGATACCGCGTTCTACGAAGCGATGTCGTTCCTGGGACTCGGTCGGGTCGAGATCGGGGCGACAGCGGTCGGTCACGCCGAGTGGCTCCTCGACAAGGCGACGGAGTACGCCAACAGTCGGGAAGCCTTCGGCCAAGCGATCGGTAAAAATCAGGCGGTCTCCCACAAAATCGCCCGTGGCCGTGCGAACGTGTTCGCGGCCGATACCGTCGGTCTCAAATGTGCGTGGCTGCTCGATCAGGGCGAGCAAGCGATCGCCGAATCGTCGATCCTGAAATGGTTCGCGACCAATACCGTCTGGGACATCGCCGATGACGTTGTTCAGATTCACGGGGCCAACGGACTGGCCGAGGAGAATCCTTACATGGATCACCTCCACCGCGCCCGTATCCAGCGGATCGTCGAGGGGACCGACGAAATTCAGCTCAACACGATCGCAAAACAGTACGGCGTCGAAACTTAA
- a CDS encoding SDR family NAD(P)-dependent oxidoreductase: MTISQFSVDGKTAIVTGSSSGIGKAIVGRFAENGANVVVTSREASNVEPVADEINGSDAPGEALAVECDVTDRAAVEALVSATVDEFGGLDVLVNNAGASFQASPAEISENGWKTIVDINLHGTFHCSQIAYEQMSGGDGGHIINVASVAGQRGSKNMSHYGAAKAGVINYTRSVAADWAADDVWVNCIAPGLVATEGVRTQMGIDDDADAIDRSRADRTIGRPEEVADLAQFLASPASSYIVGETIPIQGVPQLEE, translated from the coding sequence ATGACGATCTCGCAGTTCAGCGTCGACGGAAAGACGGCCATCGTTACCGGTTCATCGAGCGGAATCGGTAAGGCGATCGTCGGACGGTTCGCCGAGAACGGGGCGAATGTCGTCGTCACCTCTCGAGAGGCGAGCAACGTCGAACCGGTCGCCGACGAGATCAACGGGAGCGACGCGCCCGGCGAGGCGCTCGCGGTCGAGTGTGACGTCACGGACCGCGCTGCCGTCGAGGCCCTCGTCAGTGCGACCGTCGACGAGTTCGGCGGCCTCGACGTGCTCGTCAACAATGCGGGGGCGAGTTTTCAGGCGTCGCCGGCCGAGATCAGCGAAAACGGGTGGAAGACGATCGTCGACATCAACCTTCACGGTACGTTCCACTGTTCGCAGATCGCGTACGAACAGATGAGTGGCGGCGACGGCGGTCACATCATCAACGTGGCGAGCGTCGCCGGTCAGCGCGGCTCGAAGAATATGAGCCACTACGGCGCGGCCAAAGCGGGCGTCATTAACTACACCCGATCGGTCGCGGCCGACTGGGCGGCGGACGACGTCTGGGTCAACTGTATCGCGCCGGGACTCGTCGCGACGGAAGGCGTTCGAACGCAGATGGGAATCGACGACGACGCCGATGCTATCGATCGCTCGAGAGCCGATCGGACGATCGGTCGCCCCGAAGAGGTCGCCGACCTCGCGCAATTCCTCGCTAGCCCGGCGTCGTCGTACATCGTCGGTGAAACGATTCCGATACAGGGAGTCCCGCAACTCGAGGAGTAA
- a CDS encoding ABC transporter substrate-binding protein, giving the protein MGRGGATQNAFRELAAEWEEENDVQVQHMEVADDAEMLSVLEGNPGEIDLCNPSPSGFARFRDADVLADLDYGEIPNYDNLDDPWHDAPFLEGHEDGVYRYISTQGLAYNTELVDEFDSWDEIERDEYDGQISLFAGPEVRFANAAAAAGIDVNEIGDDSVFDAIVEKAQDQHENVFQYWASGDQHMQFLREEQARISSAWGGRVLSLQDDGHPIEYFIPEEGAVTHSEGYAIPAASEKQDTSHELLNWLYERENLIELSTSIDYPIPIEDPPEGITQLPDYTEHPDDLTWIDWSVVLPHRQDIAQAFDEIRAS; this is encoded by the coding sequence ATGGGACGCGGCGGCGCAACCCAAAATGCGTTCAGGGAACTCGCCGCCGAGTGGGAGGAAGAAAACGATGTCCAAGTCCAGCACATGGAGGTCGCAGACGACGCGGAGATGCTCAGCGTCCTCGAGGGGAACCCCGGCGAGATCGACCTCTGTAACCCCTCTCCGAGCGGGTTCGCACGATTCCGTGACGCCGACGTCCTCGCCGACCTCGATTACGGGGAGATTCCGAACTACGACAACCTCGACGATCCGTGGCACGACGCACCGTTTCTCGAGGGTCACGAGGACGGCGTCTATCGGTACATCTCGACCCAAGGACTCGCGTACAACACCGAACTCGTCGACGAGTTCGATTCCTGGGACGAGATCGAACGGGACGAGTACGACGGGCAGATATCGTTGTTCGCGGGACCGGAGGTCCGCTTTGCCAACGCTGCGGCCGCCGCAGGCATAGATGTCAACGAAATCGGAGACGACAGCGTTTTCGACGCGATCGTCGAGAAAGCCCAAGACCAACACGAGAACGTCTTCCAGTACTGGGCGTCGGGCGATCAACACATGCAGTTCCTGCGCGAGGAACAAGCCCGCATCTCCTCGGCCTGGGGCGGCCGGGTCCTCTCACTGCAGGATGACGGCCATCCGATCGAGTACTTCATTCCCGAGGAAGGGGCCGTCACCCACAGCGAAGGATACGCGATCCCCGCAGCCAGCGAGAAACAGGACACCTCTCACGAGCTCCTCAACTGGCTCTACGAACGCGAGAACTTAATCGAACTCTCGACGAGTATCGACTACCCGATTCCGATCGAAGATCCGCCCGAAGGGATCACCCAATTACCCGATTACACGGAACACCCGGACGATCTCACCTGGATCGACTGGAGCGTGGTATTACCGCACCGGCAGGATATCGCACAGGCGTTCGACGAAATACGCGCCAGCTGA
- a CDS encoding SDR family NAD(P)-dependent oxidoreductase gives MDLGITDRTAVVTGGGGRIGGEDCRKLAEEGVNVVPLDVDVDGATEVAEEINETAGGGDAMAVECDLTDRTDVSESIDDVRDEFGGVDILVNNAAMVDARARIADFDDDVWDRDVEINLTGTYNISKEVFPNMCERGWGRVINMSSMAGWYGGFGQFSYSATKAAMIGVGKTMALEGAQSGVTSNVIAPNIVVGEWSDMSPDELRENVDPYFARIAEATPMRALGDEADVADMITYLSSEQASYVTGQVIGVTGGVDLFSF, from the coding sequence ATGGACCTAGGAATTACCGATAGGACTGCAGTCGTCACTGGCGGCGGTGGACGCATCGGCGGTGAAGATTGTCGCAAACTCGCCGAGGAAGGCGTCAACGTCGTTCCGTTGGATGTCGATGTCGACGGCGCAACGGAAGTCGCCGAGGAGATTAACGAAACTGCCGGCGGCGGTGACGCCATGGCGGTCGAGTGTGATCTCACGGACCGAACCGACGTTAGCGAGTCGATCGATGACGTTCGAGATGAGTTCGGTGGCGTCGACATCCTCGTGAACAACGCCGCGATGGTCGACGCGAGGGCTCGCATCGCCGACTTCGACGACGATGTCTGGGACCGCGACGTCGAGATCAACCTCACGGGGACCTACAACATCAGCAAGGAGGTCTTCCCGAACATGTGCGAACGAGGGTGGGGTCGCGTCATCAACATGTCATCGATGGCGGGCTGGTACGGCGGCTTCGGCCAGTTCTCTTATTCGGCGACGAAAGCGGCGATGATCGGCGTCGGCAAGACGATGGCTCTCGAGGGCGCCCAGTCGGGCGTCACTTCGAACGTCATTGCGCCGAACATCGTCGTCGGAGAGTGGTCAGACATGAGCCCGGACGAACTCCGCGAGAACGTCGATCCTTACTTCGCGCGGATAGCCGAGGCGACGCCGATGCGCGCGCTCGGCGACGAGGCGGACGTTGCCGACATGATCACCTACCTTAGTTCGGAACAGGCCTCTTACGTGACGGGCCAAGTCATCGGCGTGACCGGCGGTGTCGACCTCTTCTCGTTCTAA
- a CDS encoding MBL fold metallo-hydrolase: MADADRTPANGIERHVHRLEFTVEWPPGHAAAYLVEDDETVLVDAGTPGDEARTELSDGLTASHHAPGDVDHVLLTHAHRDHIGQLRTLLERGSPTVYAPREIAARYQRDMETVATATRTNLVEAGVDADVIDTAAERLVGFHRIVRDLLPLDEVDVWIDHGESIDVGPLEVEPIRAPGHHFSQYCYRTELDGERTLFSGDVAMEPFRAPALLVNFDDGVRESVSTFLETLRRLETYDIDRVYPGHGPKHTAYDDVIARSINDFESRLETTHESLSLDGSTAFELASERTGRKHDIERLLVEMVGLLSHLETRGRARSTLEDGVRYYSPA; this comes from the coding sequence ATGGCAGATGCCGATCGAACGCCTGCGAACGGGATCGAGCGACACGTACATCGACTCGAGTTTACGGTCGAATGGCCACCGGGACACGCGGCTGCGTACCTCGTCGAGGACGACGAAACGGTCCTCGTCGATGCAGGGACGCCCGGCGACGAAGCCAGAACTGAACTCTCCGACGGGCTGACTGCATCTCATCACGCCCCCGGCGATGTCGATCACGTCCTGCTCACCCACGCTCACAGAGACCATATCGGGCAGTTGCGAACGCTGCTCGAACGCGGATCGCCGACCGTGTACGCACCGCGAGAGATAGCAGCGCGCTACCAGCGAGATATGGAAACGGTCGCGACGGCGACGCGCACGAACCTCGTCGAGGCCGGTGTCGATGCGGACGTGATCGACACTGCGGCCGAGCGTCTCGTCGGCTTTCACCGGATCGTCCGTGACCTGCTCCCCCTCGACGAGGTCGATGTCTGGATCGACCACGGAGAGTCAATCGACGTCGGTCCGCTCGAGGTCGAGCCGATACGCGCGCCGGGCCACCACTTCTCGCAGTACTGTTATCGCACCGAACTCGACGGCGAGCGAACGCTCTTCTCCGGTGATGTCGCGATGGAACCGTTTCGCGCGCCGGCGCTGCTCGTCAACTTCGACGACGGCGTCCGCGAGTCGGTCTCGACGTTCCTCGAGACGCTTCGGCGCCTCGAAACGTACGATATCGATCGCGTCTACCCCGGCCACGGCCCGAAGCACACCGCATACGATGACGTGATCGCGCGATCGATCAACGACTTCGAGTCTCGACTCGAGACGACCCACGAATCGCTCTCTTTGGACGGATCGACGGCATTCGAACTCGCGTCCGAGCGAACGGGGCGAAAACACGACATCGAACGACTACTCGTCGAGATGGTCGGGTTGCTATCACACCTTGAGACGCGGGGTCGAGCCCGTTCGACGCTCGAAGACGGCGTTCGATACTATTCGCCGGCGTGA